From one Bacteroidota bacterium genomic stretch:
- a CDS encoding T9SS type A sorting domain-containing protein codes for MKKVLLVSAAVLALTVVQGQTKSPQAIMSPSLAVTMSPDVTICNGQSTTITAICTNDPGPFSYVWSPAGSLNNPNISNPVASPTTTIIYSCYLSNGASATTGTVTVTVNSCAGILQINMETEFSISPNPFSTQATLQTNTPLHNATLTVYNCYGQEVTQSVIPSGARNLTITRDGLPCGIYFYKVTEDKGQGTSEVITTGKLIITDK; via the coding sequence ATGAAAAAAGTTTTACTCGTTTCGGCAGCAGTTCTCGCGCTGACAGTTGTGCAGGGGCAAACAAAGTCACCTCAAGCTATAATGTCTCCGTCTCTTGCTGTTACTATGTCTCCAGATGTTACTATTTGTAACGGACAGTCAACAACTATCACTGCAATTTGTACTAACGACCCTGGACCTTTTTCCTATGTATGGTCCCCTGCCGGAAGTTTGAACAATCCAAACATATCAAATCCTGTTGCAAGCCCCACTACCACCATTATTTATAGCTGCTATCTGTCGAATGGCGCATCAGCTACTACGGGAACTGTAACAGTTACAGTTAACTCTTGCGCTGGGATATTACAAATAAATATGGAAACAGAATTTTCAATTTCCCCAAACCCCTTCTCTACGCAGGCAACTTTGCAAACAAATACTCCATTACACAACGCAACTCTCACCGTTTACAACTGCTACGGGCAAGAGGTGACACAAAGTGTCATTCCGAGCGGAGCGAGGAATCTCACAATCACCCGCGATGGTTTACCATGCGGAATTTATTTTTATAAAGTAACAGAGGACAAGGGACAAGGGACAAGTGAGGTCATTACAACAGGTAAATTAATAATCACCGATAAATAA
- a CDS encoding T9SS type A sorting domain-containing protein — MKKVLLILLIALCGIAKVQGAWTQKANFGGTARQYATGFSIGTKGYVGTGNDNNNADTQTFWEWDQANNTWTQKANFVSARRYAVAFSIGTKGYIGTGVDGTYKQDFWEWNQATNVWTQKANFGGTARGSAIGFSIGTKGYVGTGRDVDSLRSDFWEWNQATNVWTQKANFSGTARQNAVGFSIGTKGYIGTGQQFPIYKNDFWEYDPSSNTWIQKAQFAGTARYQAIGFSIGLKGYIATGYDGANKKDFWEWDQVTNAWTQKTIFDGTARHYAVGFSIGNKGYIGTGNDGSTLSFNFKQDFWEWCPSSASLSTTNINCNGGNDGSALINASNGIPPYSYLWSTGETTSSITGLSAGSYTVTVTDSLSCATITTATIVQPTALTTSMTITNASLCTSSDGSVTANISGGTFPYAYSWNPTAQITQTATGLAIGMYTLTITDNNLCIYVDSAFVSCPNNVSQLFEQRAITISPNPFSTQTVLQSENPLHNATLTLYNCYGQEVTQSVIPSTPQSGATVGQRNLTITRDGLPSGIYFYKVTEDKGQGASEAIATGKLIITDK, encoded by the coding sequence ATGAAAAAAGTTTTACTCATCTTATTAATTGCTCTTTGTGGAATTGCAAAAGTTCAAGGTGCGTGGACACAAAAAGCAAACTTTGGTGGAACGGCAAGACAATATGCTACTGGATTTTCCATAGGTACAAAAGGGTACGTAGGAACAGGAAATGATAATAACAATGCCGACACGCAGACATTTTGGGAATGGGATCAGGCAAACAATACGTGGACACAGAAGGCAAACTTTGTATCGGCAAGAAGATACGCAGTTGCTTTTTCCATAGGCACTAAAGGATATATAGGAACAGGAGTAGATGGTACTTATAAGCAGGATTTCTGGGAATGGAATCAGGCAACAAATGTGTGGACACAAAAAGCAAATTTTGGGGGAACAGCACGAGGCAGTGCAATCGGTTTTTCAATCGGCACAAAGGGATATGTTGGAACAGGGCGTGATGTTGATTCGTTGCGCTCAGATTTCTGGGAATGGAATCAGGCAACGAATGTATGGACACAAAAAGCAAACTTTAGTGGAACGGCAAGACAGAATGCCGTTGGCTTTTCCATTGGCACAAAAGGATACATTGGTACAGGACAGCAATTTCCAATATATAAAAATGATTTTTGGGAATACGACCCATCAAGCAACACATGGATTCAGAAAGCCCAGTTTGCCGGAACAGCACGATACCAAGCCATTGGATTTTCTATCGGTCTAAAAGGATATATCGCAACAGGATATGATGGAGCTAATAAAAAAGATTTTTGGGAATGGGATCAAGTAACAAATGCATGGACGCAAAAAACAATCTTTGATGGAACAGCAAGACACTATGCTGTTGGTTTTTCAATAGGTAACAAAGGATACATAGGAACAGGAAATGATGGCAGTACTCTTAGTTTTAATTTCAAACAGGATTTTTGGGAATGGTGTCCTTCTTCTGCAAGTTTATCTACAACAAATATAAATTGTAACGGAGGAAATGACGGAAGTGCTCTTATAAATGCATCAAACGGAATTCCACCTTATTCTTATTTATGGAGTACTGGAGAAACGACTTCATCAATTACTGGACTCAGTGCAGGAAGTTATACTGTAACCGTAACTGATTCCCTCTCTTGTGCAACAATCACAACAGCAACCATCGTACAGCCAACTGCTCTAACTACAAGCATGACAATTACAAATGCTTCATTATGCACTTCAAGCGATGGCAGTGTAACAGCAAATATTTCAGGCGGTACATTTCCTTATGCTTATTCATGGAATCCAACAGCGCAAATAACTCAAACTGCCACTGGTCTTGCAATAGGTATGTATACTTTAACAATAACTGATAATAATCTATGTATATATGTTGATTCTGCTTTTGTAAGTTGTCCTAATAATGTTTCACAATTATTCGAGCAAAGAGCGATTACTATTTCTCCCAATCCTTTTTCCACACAGACAGTTTTGCAATCAGAAAATCCATTACACAACGCAACTCTCACGCTTTACAATTGCTACGGGCAGGAGGTGACACAAAGTGTCATTCCGAGCACCCCGCAAAGCGGGGCGACCGTAGGTCAGAGGAATCTCACAATCACCCGCGATGGTTTACCAAGCGGAATTTATTTTTATAAAGTAACAGAGGACAAGGGGCAAGGGGCAAGTGAGGCCATTGCAACAGGCAAATTAATAATCACTGATAAATAA
- a CDS encoding T9SS type A sorting domain-containing protein — translation MKKIFTLSLIAIFCKSFSQTLVVPTVFHVIYNSAGQNVSDPTILQQLQTLNYDYSDTTCANTYTPAANTNIQFMLAQQDPNGNPTNGIIHKQTTAVSFTSDNKVMSSATGGDDIWDRDSYLNIYVCNLAGGLIGYSQFPCATASTDALVIHYCTVNGTCPPYNLGKTASSELGHWFGLVYTVGNACAIDVDGIPDTYTSDGSCSSSMDTCSGLTQVALCTNYMTYADDALKCFFTAGQKAVMWNAINSCRASLKTSQGGNPPAGVNNYGSQKSFSVSPNPFSTSTTLQTNTPLHNATLTVYNCYGQEVTQSVIPSGARNLTITRDGLPSGIYFYKVTEDKGQGASEAIATGKLVITDK, via the coding sequence ATGAAAAAAATATTTACTCTCTCTCTGATTGCAATTTTTTGCAAATCATTTTCTCAAACGCTCGTTGTTCCAACGGTGTTTCATGTAATTTACAATAGCGCTGGGCAAAATGTTTCTGACCCCACAATTCTTCAGCAGTTGCAAACTCTTAATTATGATTACAGCGACACAACTTGTGCAAATACATACACCCCGGCCGCAAATACAAATATTCAGTTTATGCTTGCGCAGCAAGACCCCAATGGAAACCCTACGAATGGAATTATTCATAAGCAAACAACCGCTGTATCCTTTACAAGCGATAATAAAGTAATGTCTTCCGCAACAGGTGGCGATGATATTTGGGATAGAGACAGTTATTTGAATATTTATGTTTGCAATCTTGCAGGCGGGCTGATTGGTTATTCGCAGTTTCCCTGTGCAACTGCAAGCACCGATGCTTTGGTTATTCATTACTGCACGGTGAACGGAACTTGTCCGCCTTATAACTTAGGAAAAACTGCAAGTTCCGAATTGGGGCATTGGTTCGGATTAGTATATACGGTTGGAAATGCGTGTGCAATTGATGTGGATGGAATACCCGATACATATACATCAGATGGTTCATGTTCTTCTTCTATGGATACATGCAGCGGGCTGACACAGGTTGCGCTTTGCACAAATTACATGACTTACGCGGACGATGCATTGAAATGCTTTTTTACAGCCGGACAAAAAGCAGTCATGTGGAATGCAATAAATAGTTGCAGGGCGTCTTTGAAAACTTCTCAGGGAGGAAATCCTCCTGCCGGAGTAAACAACTACGGTAGTCAAAAAAGTTTTTCTGTTTCTCCCAACCCCTTCTCCACTTCAACAACTTTGCAAACAAATACTCCATTACACAACGCAACTCTCACGGTTTACAACTGCTACGGGCAGGAGGTGACACAAAGTGTCATTCCGAGCGGAGCGAGGAATCTTACAATCACCCGCGATGGTTTACCAAGCGGAATTTATTTTTATAAAGTAACAGAGGACAAGGGGCAAGGGGCAAGTGAGGCCATTGCAACAGGCAAATTAGTAATCACTGATAAGTAA
- a CDS encoding T9SS type A sorting domain-containing protein, with protein sequence MKKVLLVSAAVLALTVVHGQINPIKNLQFSCQYQYPPGWNCWGLSWSPPDSIKTDTLVGYKVYRDTNLYIFTKQTGFYYDPCIGNPDTTYIGFTNYNWGMFYIHVTAVYDTTHIESTYNDSIDNGGCGFIIGVNENNYQQTVSLFPNPFSTSTTLQTNTPLHNATLTVYNCYGQEVKSVVISHQSSVVIERGNLASGIYFYKVTEDKGQGANEVIATGKLIITDK encoded by the coding sequence ATGAAAAAAGTTTTACTCGTTTCGGCAGCAGTTCTCGCGCTGACAGTTGTGCATGGGCAGATTAATCCAATTAAAAATTTACAATTCAGTTGTCAGTATCAATATCCTCCAGGATGGAATTGTTGGGGTCTTTCTTGGTCTCCTCCCGATTCTATAAAAACAGATACTTTAGTGGGGTATAAAGTGTACAGAGATACCAATCTTTATATTTTTACTAAGCAGACAGGTTTTTATTATGATCCTTGCATTGGAAATCCAGACACAACATACATAGGATTCACGAATTACAATTGGGGAATGTTTTACATTCATGTGACTGCGGTTTATGATACAACACATATAGAATCCACCTATAATGACAGCATTGACAATGGCGGTTGTGGGTTTATTATTGGAGTTAATGAAAATAATTATCAGCAGACAGTTTCTCTTTTCCCCAACCCCTTCTCCACTTCAACAACTTTGCAAACAAATACTCCATTACACAACGCAACTCTCACGGTTTACAACTGCTACGGGCAGGAGGTAAAGTCAGTAGTCATCAGTCATCAGTCATCAGTCGTCATTGAGCGCGGCAATCTTGCAAGCGGAATTTATTTTTATAAAGTAACAGAGGACAAGGGGCAAGGGGCAAATGAGGTCATTGCAACAGGCAAATTAATAATCACTGATAAATAA
- a CDS encoding T9SS type A sorting domain-containing protein yields MKKVLLALIIVFTVMVAHGQTNAQFIAGGHNHSLFVCKDSTAWSCGGNFSGDLGNGCSSGNTSSPLIINSLTGIISVGAGDDHSVFLKSDGTAWACGQNQNGQLGDGNTDTTCLLVQVNITAISAISICANESVFLKNDSTVWACGPIFDTIPIQVNGLPKIVAVSAGDDFSLFLESNGTVWSFGLNSYGQLGDGTTIFKSTPVQIPSLSGIIAIAAGGEHSLFLKSNGTVWACGLNSSGQLGDGTTISKLTPVQISSLLGIISIAAGGEHSLFLKNNGTVWACGYNLDGELGDGTTVNKSIPVQINSLSNILSIAAGGSSYQSFFVKNNGTVWACGLADNGQLGIGIQNNSPHPSPTQVTIPCSVSSTQEYLGENSISIYPNPFSTQATLQTDIPLHNATLTIYNSFGQEVTQSVIPSGARNLTITRDGLPSGIYFYKVTEDKGQGASEVIATGKLIITDK; encoded by the coding sequence ATGAAAAAAGTTTTACTCGCTCTGATAATTGTTTTCACGGTGATGGTTGCGCACGGGCAGACAAATGCACAATTCATTGCTGGCGGACATAATCATTCTCTTTTTGTCTGTAAAGATTCCACCGCATGGTCGTGCGGAGGAAATTTCTCTGGAGATTTAGGCAACGGGTGCAGTAGTGGAAACACATCAAGCCCTCTGATTATTAATTCTCTTACAGGAATTATTTCTGTTGGGGCGGGAGACGACCATTCTGTTTTCTTAAAGAGCGATGGAACTGCCTGGGCTTGCGGGCAAAATCAAAATGGACAATTAGGCGATGGAAACACTGATACCACTTGTTTACTCGTGCAGGTAAACATTACAGCAATTTCCGCTATATCTATATGTGCTAATGAATCTGTTTTTTTGAAGAATGACAGTACGGTGTGGGCTTGCGGACCCATTTTCGATACTATTCCTATTCAAGTTAATGGGCTTCCCAAAATAGTAGCTGTATCAGCAGGAGATGACTTCTCTCTTTTTCTTGAAAGCAATGGAACAGTTTGGTCATTTGGTTTGAATAGTTATGGACAATTGGGCGATGGAACAACAATTTTTAAAAGTACTCCTGTACAGATACCTTCTCTCTCAGGCATTATTGCAATAGCAGCAGGGGGCGAGCATTCTCTTTTTCTCAAAAGTAACGGAACGGTTTGGGCTTGTGGCCTGAATAGTTCCGGACAATTAGGCGATGGCACTACAATAAGTAAATTGACTCCTGTTCAAATATCTTCTCTCTTAGGCATTATTTCAATAGCAGCAGGGGGCGAACATTCTCTTTTTCTAAAAAATAATGGAACAGTTTGGGCTTGCGGATACAATTTAGATGGAGAATTGGGTGATGGTACTACCGTCAATAAATCTATTCCTGTACAAATAAATTCTCTTTCAAATATCCTCTCTATAGCAGCTGGGGGTTCTTCCTATCAATCTTTTTTTGTGAAAAATAATGGAACAGTTTGGGCCTGCGGTCTTGCAGACAATGGACAATTGGGTATCGGCATACAAAATAATTCCCCTCATCCTTCACCAACGCAGGTAACAATTCCATGCTCCGTTTCATCCACACAAGAATATTTAGGAGAAAATAGTATTTCTATTTACCCAAATCCCTTTTCCACACAGGCAACTTTGCAAACAGATATTCCTTTACACAACGCAACTCTCACCATTTACAATTCTTTCGGGCAGGAGGTGACACAAAGTGTCATTCCGAGCGGAGCGAGGAATCTGACAATCACCCGCGATGGTTTACCAAGCGGAATTTATTTTTATAAAGTAACAGAGGACAAGGGGCAAGGGGCAAGTGAGGTCATTGCAACAGGTAAATTAATAATCACTGATAAATAA
- a CDS encoding helix-turn-helix transcriptional regulator has protein sequence MQEKFSLKKYWLKQLNAALDKRKLTPEKIAVLLKENKSNISNALTGKRYFAPDKAYEWCLKLAIPPHEVFNLPLPQPVTEKRVYAGAELTTTNEASILD, from the coding sequence ATGCAGGAAAAATTTTCTCTCAAAAAATACTGGCTCAAACAACTGAATGCAGCGCTTGATAAAAGAAAACTAACGCCCGAAAAAATAGCTGTACTGCTCAAAGAAAATAAAAGCAACATCAGCAATGCGCTCACTGGCAAACGGTATTTTGCACCTGATAAAGCATATGAATGGTGCCTCAAACTTGCCATTCCGCCTCACGAAGTTTTTAATCTGCCCCTTCCGCAGCCCGTAACTGAAAAGCGCGTGTATGCGGGCGCTGAATTAACAACAACTAATGAAGCATCCATTCTTGATTGA
- a CDS encoding T9SS type A sorting domain-containing protein has translation MKNSSCIVSSIFFSFLFSLFSLLAAAQSLTPNVVASQGDYVTSAGGSLSWTLGEISGETYSSATNFLTQGFQQPDTVYVTAVSNPVEQTISVYPNPVIDNLMINFSVSGENYFAEVFDMTGRMLTRKYISSAQTKISFSPFSEGIYLLTISNAETHITYSFKIHKLK, from the coding sequence ATGAAAAATTCTTCTTGCATAGTAAGTAGTATTTTTTTCTCTTTTCTTTTTTCTCTTTTCTCTCTTCTTGCCGCAGCGCAGTCATTAACTCCCAATGTGGTTGCTTCACAGGGCGATTATGTTACTTCCGCAGGCGGCTCTCTGTCATGGACATTGGGAGAAATATCAGGCGAAACTTATTCTTCCGCAACTAATTTTCTAACGCAGGGATTTCAGCAGCCCGACACTGTATATGTGACGGCTGTTTCAAATCCTGTAGAACAAACTATTTCTGTTTATCCGAATCCGGTTATTGATAACCTGATGATTAATTTTTCAGTTTCGGGAGAAAATTATTTTGCCGAAGTGTTTGACATGACCGGGCGAATGCTCACGCGAAAATATATTTCATCGGCTCAAACAAAAATTTCATTCAGTCCGTTTTCAGAAGGAATTTACCTGCTCACTATCAGCAATGCAGAAACTCATATTACATACTCTTTCAAAATACATAAGTTAAAATAA
- a CDS encoding tail fiber domain-containing protein, with amino-acid sequence MKKFFTLSVIAVALSSASAQAPQSFKYQAVARDASGNELVTTALTVRATIHDINPTGTILYQETFSVTTNQFGLFSVNIGQGAVVQGNFSTINWGTGAKYMQQEVDFGSGFQNMGTSQLLSVPYALYSSNGTPGPTGATGTMGPAGANGATGATGPAGANGATGPTGSAGANGATGAQGATGAAGANGATGPAGINGTNGTNGTNGATGATGAAGTNGTNGATGATGATGPAGANGATGATGSAGVVTAVSPLSLSTGTISITSPLPIANGGTNNGSLGVTSGGIIYADGSKLMNNGAGVFGNVLTSGGAGAPVWSSTSGLVRWDQIAAPTANLSLAHGANTTAFTFNSVTSANAFALSSSSLTSGTLLNLSSASTAGTGSGSSTVLNISRSGANANASHTAYGLYSSVINTGSPNWNYGGYFNASGASNMNYGVYGNSTGGTGTNYGGYFNAGSSASNYGVAAYTTGSGANDNASVGINQSTGAGGSQYGLYGGKYGNIVTGSGYAVYGNAIGTGTTNYGGYFSASGATNNYGIYSSSVNSPGTGYGGEFHGGYIGVNGVADASTYTSTAIGVYGSANGTAGSRYGVYGSAANAGPAVNYGVFGYAAGATTNWAGYFLGNVRVSGGSVGIGIDPSFPLDVNGTATTSYTNYGYLTTGGAGNNTGSSGSVSVSIRASGRIICSEIDATSDARIKKVIGVSNNANDLNTLLGIRIKDYKFIDTIGKDNRIHKKLIAQELETVYPTAVSKIKDEVPDIFRIAEIKGGIVTVPNNLKAGEKVKLIFDKRTEIAEVLKADANSFKVNLADEGKVFVYGRQVNDFRVVDYEALSTLSISAIQELSRQLNETKNELNAYKQIVSKEEFEKLKAEIEKLNTVTGIKAEAKK; translated from the coding sequence ATGAAAAAATTCTTTACCCTTTCAGTCATTGCAGTTGCACTATCTTCTGCTTCTGCACAAGCGCCACAATCTTTCAAATATCAGGCAGTGGCGCGCGATGCATCGGGAAATGAACTGGTAACTACTGCGCTCACAGTTCGCGCAACCATTCACGACATTAACCCAACCGGCACTATTCTTTATCAGGAAACATTTTCTGTTACCACCAATCAGTTCGGATTGTTTTCCGTTAACATAGGGCAGGGAGCCGTGGTGCAGGGAAATTTTTCAACCATCAATTGGGGAACAGGAGCAAAATACATGCAGCAGGAAGTTGATTTTGGAAGCGGATTTCAGAATATGGGAACTTCACAATTGCTCAGCGTTCCTTACGCATTATATTCTTCTAACGGAACACCGGGACCCACCGGAGCAACAGGTACAATGGGACCAGCAGGCGCCAATGGCGCAACCGGTGCAACGGGTCCGGCAGGTGCGAATGGAGCAACCGGTCCCACTGGTTCTGCCGGTGCAAATGGTGCAACAGGAGCGCAAGGTGCAACAGGTGCTGCAGGTGCAAATGGTGCAACGGGTCCTGCTGGAATAAATGGTACTAACGGAACGAACGGCACCAATGGAGCAACGGGTGCAACTGGTGCAGCAGGAACAAATGGAACTAATGGAGCAACTGGCGCCACAGGCGCAACCGGTCCTGCTGGAGCAAACGGTGCGACAGGTGCGACTGGAAGTGCGGGAGTAGTTACAGCAGTTTCACCACTCTCACTTTCAACGGGAACAATTTCAATTACAAGCCCGTTGCCTATTGCAAACGGAGGAACAAATAATGGAAGTTTAGGAGTAACCAGCGGTGGAATAATTTATGCCGATGGTTCTAAACTTATGAATAACGGTGCAGGCGTTTTTGGTAATGTGCTCACATCTGGCGGTGCGGGTGCGCCTGTTTGGTCTTCCACTTCAGGGCTTGTGAGGTGGGATCAGATTGCCGCTCCCACAGCAAATCTTTCTCTTGCACATGGCGCAAATACCACCGCATTCACATTTAATTCTGTTACTTCTGCCAATGCATTTGCTTTATCTTCCAGTTCACTCACATCAGGTACATTGCTCAACTTGTCTTCCGCTTCAACAGCGGGTACAGGAAGCGGTTCATCAACGGTGCTTAACATATCAAGGTCAGGCGCTAATGCAAACGCATCGCATACTGCTTACGGACTTTACAGTTCAGTTATAAATACAGGATCGCCAAACTGGAACTATGGCGGATATTTTAATGCTTCTGGTGCAAGCAATATGAATTATGGGGTATACGGAAATTCTACAGGTGGAACAGGCACCAACTATGGAGGATATTTTAATGCAGGCAGTTCTGCATCGAATTATGGTGTTGCTGCATATACAACTGGTAGCGGTGCTAATGATAATGCATCTGTGGGTATAAACCAATCAACAGGAGCGGGAGGCAGTCAATATGGTCTATATGGAGGCAAGTATGGTAATATCGTAACAGGTAGCGGTTACGCAGTATATGGAAATGCTATTGGTACAGGAACTACCAACTACGGTGGTTATTTTTCCGCATCGGGTGCCACCAATAATTATGGTATTTATTCGTCATCGGTAAATAGTCCAGGCACTGGATATGGTGGAGAATTTCATGGCGGCTATATAGGAGTAAATGGTGTTGCCGATGCAAGCACGTATACTTCTACAGCAATTGGTGTTTACGGCAGCGCAAATGGAACTGCAGGTAGCCGCTATGGAGTATATGGATCAGCAGCCAATGCAGGTCCGGCAGTAAATTATGGTGTTTTTGGTTATGCTGCGGGGGCAACTACTAACTGGGCAGGATATTTTTTAGGAAATGTCCGAGTAAGCGGAGGGAGTGTCGGCATTGGAATAGACCCTTCTTTCCCACTTGATGTTAACGGAACTGCCACTACCAGTTATACTAATTATGGGTATCTCACTACGGGAGGTGCAGGAAATAATACAGGTTCATCCGGTTCAGTGAGTGTGTCTATCAGGGCATCTGGCAGAATTATTTGCTCTGAAATTGATGCAACCTCCGATGCCCGCATTAAAAAAGTTATTGGCGTTTCAAATAACGCAAATGATTTGAATACTTTGCTCGGCATCCGCATTAAGGATTATAAATTCATTGACACCATAGGAAAAGATAACCGCATTCACAAAAAACTAATAGCGCAGGAATTGGAAACCGTGTATCCCACTGCCGTAAGCAAAATAAAAGACGAAGTGCCTGATATTTTCAGAATAGCCGAAATCAAAGGAGGAATTGTCACTGTGCCGAATAATCTCAAAGCCGGAGAAAAAGTAAAACTGATTTTTGACAAGCGCACCGAGATTGCAGAAGTATTGAAAGCAGATGCAAACAGTTTTAAAGTAAATCTTGCTGACGAAGGAAAAGTGTTTGTGTACGGAAGGCAGGTGAATGATTTCCGCGTGGTAGATTACGAAGCGCTTAGCACATTAAGCATTTCTGCCATTCAGGAATTAAGCAGGCAATTGAATGAAACAAAAAATGAACTTAATGCATACAAACAAATTGTAAGCAAAGAGGAATTTGAAAAACTAAAAGCAGAGATTGAAAAACTAAACACTGTTACAGGAATAAAAGCAGAAGCGAAAAAGTAA
- a CDS encoding T9SS type A sorting domain-containing protein, with the protein MLRKIFIAAFVFIFCSADLFSQAGEEFSSADADPLDGISYYRLREIDVDGKETFSQLVAVNVTDENALAIENIFSGDGITYLTVDCNCKNGFVTEIMDMTGKKIYLHTTGQAASQTEIRINSENFAQGIYLVKVSNGYKTRTRKFVIHN; encoded by the coding sequence ATGCTCAGAAAAATTTTCATAGCGGCATTTGTTTTTATTTTTTGCTCTGCTGATTTGTTTTCGCAGGCGGGAGAAGAATTTTCTTCGGCAGATGCCGACCCGCTCGATGGAATTTCGTATTACCGCCTGCGTGAAATTGATGTTGACGGCAAAGAAACTTTTTCGCAACTGGTGGCGGTAAATGTTACCGATGAAAACGCGCTTGCCATTGAAAATATTTTTTCAGGCGATGGAATCACCTACCTCACTGTTGACTGCAATTGCAAAAACGGTTTCGTGACGGAAATCATGGATATGACCGGCAAAAAAATTTACCTGCATACAACCGGGCAAGCCGCATCGCAAACAGAAATCAGGATTAACTCTGAAAATTTTGCGCAGGGAATTTATCTCGTGAAAGTAAGCAACGGCTATAAAACACGCACACGGAAATTCGTAATTCATAATTAA
- a CDS encoding T9SS type A sorting domain-containing protein: protein MKKNLFSLFTATIFYFTSNAQTFWTEDFGTGCNQNLAVTSYTGVNGAWTMLNSGPATQCGGNTTPNEWFVSAMEAGAGAGNCEKSCSPFIINRTLHVGNIPSSPNASIFCPAGDCGAAYDAGGNCALLSTPPSTQTDKRAESPVINCTGKSTITLAFNYIENGDGINDDATLWYFDGANWSQLSNPAKTIVCGGSQSTWTAYSIALPTTANNNPNVKIGFRWVNDDDGNGTDPSFAVDDITLSVAPNAVSQTDFASQIIIYPNPSTGIFQVQVGNGQLAIGNEYKIEIYNVMGEKVTQSVIPSGARNLTIDLSNQPSGIYFIQVKTTGGIVNKKIIINH, encoded by the coding sequence ATGAAAAAAAATCTATTCTCCCTCTTCACCGCCACCATTTTTTATTTCACTTCCAACGCGCAAACTTTCTGGACAGAAGATTTCGGAACGGGCTGCAACCAAAACCTGGCAGTAACTTCTTATACGGGTGTCAACGGAGCATGGACCATGTTAAACTCCGGTCCCGCCACTCAATGCGGAGGCAACACCACCCCCAACGAATGGTTTGTGAGCGCCATGGAAGCGGGTGCAGGCGCAGGCAATTGTGAAAAATCATGCAGTCCTTTTATTATTAACCGCACGCTTCATGTAGGAAATATTCCCTCTTCGCCCAATGCAAGCATTTTTTGCCCGGCAGGCGATTGTGGCGCTGCTTACGATGCTGGCGGCAACTGCGCATTGCTTTCAACGCCTCCTTCCACTCAAACAGATAAAAGAGCGGAATCGCCCGTCATTAACTGTACCGGAAAATCAACTATCACGCTTGCGTTTAACTACATTGAAAACGGAGACGGCATAAACGATGACGCCACGCTCTGGTATTTTGACGGAGCAAATTGGTCGCAACTCAGCAATCCTGCAAAAACTATTGTATGCGGAGGCAGCCAAAGCACATGGACTGCCTATTCCATTGCGCTTCCCACTACTGCAAATAATAATCCGAATGTAAAAATCGGCTTCCGCTGGGTAAATGACGATGACGGAAACGGCACCGACCCTTCCTTTGCTGTGGATGATATCACTCTCTCTGTTGCTCCCAACGCGGTTTCTCAAACAGATTTCGCTTCTCAAATTATTATTTATCCCAACCCCTCCACTGGCATTTTTCAAGTACAAGTCGGCAACGGGCAGTTGGCAATTGGCAATGAATACAAAATAGAAATCTATAATGTAATGGGAGAAAAAGTGACACAAAGTGTCATTCCGAGTGGAGCGAGGAATCTCACCATTGATTTATCAAATCAGCCCAGCGGAATTTATTTCATTCAAGTAAAAACAACAGGAGGAATCGTGAACAAAAAAATAATCATCAACCATTAA